The stretch of DNA CTTCTCAAAACCACCCGTTGCTCTGTGTTGTTTATTAATTGAGCCGGGACCGGCCGGGCGCCCTGGGGAGCTTTCACGCCCCCCACTGGCCGGCCCGACCCAAACCTGGCGTTTCCTGACAACATTAAGGAGTGAATCGTGGCAACTATCACCCGGAATTCTGTAAAAGTCCCTACAACTGCTGGGTACGGTCATCGGGGTACTGGTAATCCAGCATGCTGTTTACAATTTCCGCAAGCAGCATTTCCCCGCCCCGGTAACCCACAATGGGACGTTTTTGATAACCGAAGCGATCGTAGATGGGGAAACCTACCCGCACCAGCGGTACCTGCAGCTCACGGGAGATGTCCACTGCCCGGGAATTACCGATAATCAGGTCCAGGCGCGGTTGTTTTTTCAGGTACTCCTCAAACTCAAACAGGTCGCCGCCATTGATGATCAGCGGCGGTTCGCCTTCGTAACCCGCTTCGGCCAGGATGGCCTCCACATCGTGGACGAAGGTCTTGCTGGCCGTACCACCGGCCAGGGCCACCGGCTCCATCCCCATTTCCAGCACGAAGCGGGTGACACCGAGCACTATATCGGGATCCCCCATGATAGCCACCTTTTTCATCATGGTGTGGTGCAGGGTGTCGGCCAGGGAATCGACCAGCCGTCCCCTTTCCTGTAAGAGGCTTTTGGGGATGGGTTTTCCGGTTATCTCCCGCAGCGCCTTTAAAAAGGCATCGGTACCCTGTACCCCAACCGGTGGTGGACCAACCACGGCACGCACGCCGTATTTGCGCTCCAGGTAGCGGGCGCCGGCCTGGCCGGCGTGGGGCTGCAGGGCAAAGGTGGCCAGCGAATTGGCCATGTCTCTGATTTCCCCCACCGCAGTACCCCCAGGAGGATAGTAGGGGACGGACATTGGCGGCTCCAGGGGGGCATCCAGGGTATCGGAAATGTCAAAGAGCACTATCGCCTCCACACCCATGTGGCGCAGCAGGTGCTTGATTTCCCGGATGTCGCCCGGGTAAAATAGACCCGGGATGATGTTCACCTTGCCGTTGGGTTCGCCCTTGGTGGTGGCCAGGGTCTCCACAAAGGCACGGGAGGCCCGGTCATAACCTTCCACATGGGACCCGGCAAAGCTGGGGGTGTTGACCAGCACTATGGGGATCCGGTCCGCTTTCTCAGGTCCGATCTCTTTACGCAGGTTGGCCCTGGCCATTTTAATAAAGCTGACCATATCGTCGCCGATAATTTCACTGGAACAGGTGGTCACCACGCCAATCAGCTCCGGCCAGTAACGCACCACCAGGTTGCGAATGCCCTCCACCAGGTTGCGCCGCCCGCCAAAAACCGCCGCATCCTCATGGAAAGAGGCGGTGGCGATAACGGCCGGTTCTTTAAAAATACGGCAGAACGTATACCGTACGTAAGTGGTACAGCCCTGGGCACCCTGGACAAAAGGGATCGCCTTCCTTACTCCCAGCACCGCCCACATGGCTCCCAGGGGCATACAGGTGCGGTTGGGATTGATCACCACAGCCCTGTTCGCGGAGGGAATCAGCTCCGCCGG from Desulfofundulus luciae encodes:
- a CDS encoding nitrogenase component 1, which codes for MQLKEIPVTGIPYDQIKIEKVPAAPEYCERPAELIPSANRAVVINPNRTCMPLGAMWAVLGVRKAIPFVQGAQGCTTYVRYTFCRIFKEPAVIATASFHEDAAVFGGRRNLVEGIRNLVVRYWPELIGVVTTCSSEIIGDDMVSFIKMARANLRKEIGPEKADRIPIVLVNTPSFAGSHVEGYDRASRAFVETLATTKGEPNGKVNIIPGLFYPGDIREIKHLLRHMGVEAIVLFDISDTLDAPLEPPMSVPYYPPGGTAVGEIRDMANSLATFALQPHAGQAGARYLERKYGVRAVVGPPPVGVQGTDAFLKALREITGKPIPKSLLQERGRLVDSLADTLHHTMMKKVAIMGDPDIVLGVTRFVLEMGMEPVALAGGTASKTFVHDVEAILAEAGYEGEPPLIINGGDLFEFEEYLKKQPRLDLIIGNSRAVDISRELQVPLVRVGFPIYDRFGYQKRPIVGYRGGEMLLAEIVNSMLDYQYPDDRTQQL